The Oncorhynchus clarkii lewisi isolate Uvic-CL-2024 chromosome 20, UVic_Ocla_1.0, whole genome shotgun sequence nucleotide sequence AGACAACATGCTAATGATATACAAcatgttagtgatagacaacatgctagtgatagacaacatgttagtgatagacaacatgctagtgatagacaacatgttagtgatagacaacatgctAGTGATATAAAGcatgctagtgatagacaacatgttagtgatagacaacatgctagtgatagacaacatgctagtgatagacaacatgctagtgatagacaacatgttagtgatagacaacatgctAGTGATATAAAGcatgctagtgatagacaacatgctagtgatagacaacatggCAGTGATAGATAAcatgctagtgatagacaacgtGCTAATGATATAAAAcatgctagtgatagacaacatgctagtgatagacaacatgctAGTGATAGATAATATTCTAATGACAGACATcatgctagtgatagacaacatgctAATGATAGACAACATGATAGTGATTTACAACATGCTAATGATAGAACATGTGCTAATGATAGACAAcatgctagtgatagacaacatgctAGTGATATAAAAcatgctagtgatagacaacatgctAGTGATATAAAAcatgctagtgatagacaacatgctagtgatagacaacatagcAGTGATAGATAAcatgctagtgatagacaacatgctAATGATAGAACACGTGCTAATGATAGACAAcatgctagtgatagacaacatgctAGTGATATAAAAcatgctagtgatagacaacatgctAATGATAGTGATAGATAACATGATAGTGATTTACAACATGCTAATGGTAGACAACATGCTAGTCATAGACAACATGCTAATGATAGTGATAGATAACATTtagagacagaatacagacaacagagtttacatacagtatatacagctaGGTAGAGTGAGCATAGAGCTATAAGAGAATGAGCAGATATGTAAATGTGTAGTGGCTATACAGCTGATCTTTCCTGTAAGCTTCCTTGCCCTGGAGTCGTAAAGGACCTCGATGGAATCAAATCAAGTTgcttttgtcacatgcttcataaacaacaggtgtagactaacagtgaaattcttattTACGGACCCTTTCCAACAACGCAGAGattgaaaatagagaaataatacaaaaatagaaaaataataacacaaggaataaatacacaatgagtaacgataacttggctatgtacacggggtaccagttcatggctacagacgtgagtgctatgggtcgatagtcatttaggcaggttaccttgacGTTCTGGGGCACAGGGACAGGAAaggtggtctacttgaaacatgtaggtattacagactcggtcagggacagatTGAAAATAtgagtgaagacacttgccagttggtcagagcatgctctgagtacacgtcctggtaatccgtctaaGACTGCTTTAAAGtgactggccactaggagcgccgcctctgaatgagcattttcttatttgattttggccttatacagctcgttgagtgtagtcttagtgccagcatcgtttGTGGTGGTGAATAGACAGCTAACAATATCTCTTGGTAaacagtgtggtctacagcttatggTGGTTATGTCACACATTTAAGACAAACTTCTGAACCCTTTATAAAACAGGATTTGTAACACATTCATGTAGTGGTTATGTCACACATTTTAGACAAATGtatgaaccctttataaaacAGGATTTGTAACACAGTCATGTAGTggttatgaaccctttataaaacAGGATTTGTAACACCATCATCTAGTggttatgaaccctttataaaacAGGATTTGTAACACATTCATGTAGTGGTTATGAACCCTTAATAAAACAGGATTTGTAACACATTCATGTAGtgtttatgaaccctttataaaacAGGATTTGTAACACAGTCATGTAGTggttatgaaccctttataaaacAGGATTTCTAACACATTCATGTAGTggttatgaaccctttataaaacAGGATTTCTAACACATTCATGTAGTggttatgaaccctttataaaacAGGATTTGTAACACAGTCATGTAGTGGTTAACGAGGCTTTATAAAGGCTTTATAAGATGCACTTCATTTAAAGCAGaactttgtttttatttaacataTATTGTAGGAATAAACGATTAATAAATGGTGAGTAAACTGTATATAAATGTCTTACAAATTGTTTATTGCCGGACGTTATTATAAAGTGTTACTGAGAAGTGAAATGGTTTCAGGAAGTACGAAGTGAAACAGCAGGACTTCTGTGGCTCAGAGTAGACACACTCACTCTCAGAGGGGTTCTCATGCACACTGCAGGAGCAGACCTTCCTGTACTGGGGTGGTAACTGGACGTAGAGGTATTGAGGGTACTGGAGTAAACAGGATGTACAGGGTCTAAAGAGACTTGAACTAGCTGGGAGCCACAAGTCATCATGGTTATCCTGCTGGTCCTCACACTGAAGGTTGTCCTCCTCTTAGGTGAGTACATCAGACTGAATGAACACTTCTCCAATGACTCCTCGCTAGAGTTGGATACATTTGGTTGTAACATTTTACAGTGTAACTCCATTCACTCACTTACAGTATGTGAAATGGAAgctagggtgtttgtactgtttgTAATGAGACTGTTGGTGTGTCCTACAGCTGCTATGTGGAGTGTGTATTCAGCAGAGTTGATCACAGTGGAAAGATATAAGGGAGGCAAGGCAGAGATCAGATGCCCCtatagagaggagtggaggagccaCCAGAAGTACCTCTGTAAAGGCAGCAAAATGGAGTGTATAACATTTTTGGGAGACAATGATATTGAGACTGAGGATGAAGAACGAAGCTCTAAATGGAGATACTCCCTACAGGATGACAAAGGGGTCAGAGTCTTCATTGTGACCATCACCAACCTGATGTCAGATGATGCTGGAACATACTGGTGTGGAGTGGAACGATTTGGACTGGACCCTGAAGTGTATGGAGGTACTGTAAACCTCTGATTCTCATCATCAAAACATTACCACTTTCATACTCAACATTTTACATTAAACATTCCTAATGAGGTCTCTGCTATTAGCCCGACTCCCAACTTGAGATCCCTACACATTGCTTAACAGTTCATGCATACTGTGTTTTTAATTGACTCAACCTCAATGCATGATTTACATGATCATCAACATAAAGTTATTCATCTCAAGTTGGAATGCCCTAAATTAGTCCGCTCATTCAACTTCCGTGAACAGTGGGATCAAACACACATGTATTTTGTATGTAGTGGAGGACAGATCACAGATAACTAACACATTAGACAAGGAAGTTTCATGGTGTATAATTCTTTGTCATTGGAGTTTCCAAACCTTACTTCTTATGGTATATATTTATAATAAATTGGCTGAACTTATTTCTGAGCTCTAGGCCTGCATGTGTGTTTAAAATGACAGATTGGTGCTGTGAGAATCACACTGCAGTGACTGGCTATGAAGAACAGACAGTCTCCATCCATTGTATGTATGATGAAAAAACTGAAGACAATGAGAAATACTTCTGCAAAGTGACGACACAGTCGAGGTGCATAGATGATGTAAAAGTGACAACAACCAAAAGCCAGAATGGGAGGTTCTCACTGTTCGACAACAGGACAGCCGGAGCATTCACCGTGACCATCACCAGACTAACCCAAGAGGATGCTGGGCGATATCTCTGTGGTGTACAGAACAACCAAGCTCTCGATACCCTGTCAGCAGTCCAGCTTGATATAAAGAGTAAGACTGCTTTTTAATTTGCCTGTTTTGCATTGTGAGACAGATTGATCAGGACAGTTGTGTGTCAGTGAAGTGAGAAGCTTAGGAATTACaacgacacaaggcgagacccagatgcagacactggaggcagatggttggagctctggtatttattataatccaagggatagacaaaaggcaggtcggggacaggccAGAGGTCATAGTCAGGGCAGAGTCCAAAAcggtacagggcggcaggcaggcttgaggtcagggcaggcagagtggtcaggcaggcgggctcagagtcaggacaggcaagggtcaaaaccaggaggatgagaaaaagagagactaggAAAaaccaggagctgagacaaaaccactggttgacttggcTAACAatacgaactggcacagacagacagaaaacacaggtataaattcccaggggataatggggaagatgggtgacacctggaggggggtggagacaagcacaaggacaggtgaggcagatcagggtgtgacaggaatATAATGAGGGAGAGGGCTGGGTGTGCCTGTGTGAGTTGAGGTGTTAAAAACAACTGGAACACATCTTAACTTCCTATGTAATCTATTAAATGTTTCTACATCTGTCTCGGAAACCTGTCATGGCAGTTAAGATTTTATCAAGAATATAAAAGAACATTCGTTTGGCATAGCTCATACAGTATTACTCAACCGTCTTCAACTGTGTTAtatttaggagagagagagagataaaaagagacagagagagggctgggagcgagcgagagagcaaacgagaaagggagagagaaagagaccccagaaagtaaatctcagtaagacaaaaataatggtgttccaaaaataatacagttgccaggaccacaaatacaaatttaatctagacaccgttgccctagagcagaCAAAAATACTagacataccttggcctaaacatcagtgccacaggtaacttccacaaagctgtgaagctctgagagacaagacaagaagggccttctacgccatcaaaaggaatgGTGGTTGtgaaaataggaaaaacaccaaattTGATAGTGCATGCATATTTCTGAAAAAATATCCTCTgagtacaatgtaaaacacctaataatgcatgcagagcagaattaggccaataccagCAATtgataaaaatccagaaaagagcagttACATTCTAGAACCACCTAAAATGAAGCGATTCCTAAACCTTccgtaacaaagccatcacctacagagagtttaacctggagaagagtcccctaagcaagctggtcctggggctcttttCACAAACATAAACAgtccctacagagccccaggacagcaacacaattacacccaactaaatcatgagaaaactaaaagataattacttgacacattagaaAGAATTAACAACAAATATCAGCAAACTAGaacgctatttggccctaaacagagagtacacagtggcagaatacctgacccctgtgactgacccaaacttaaggaaagctttgactatgtgcagactcagtgagcatagccttgctattgacaGAGGCTGCCGAAGCCaggcctggctctcaagagatgAAAGAGGTGGAAACTGAGAAGCACTAcctaacctcctgtcaaatgtacgatattagagacacacatttccctcaaaatacacagacccacaaagaattttaaaacaaatccaatattgataaactcccatatctgagagagagagagagagcgatgacaACAAAAATACTTAGTTTTTTAGCAGCCCCAACAGTAACCACAACAGAAACTACTACAAGCACAGTAACAAACCCAGCTTCACCAACTCAATCATCCTTAGCAACCTCCACCTAGCAcctgtgtatgagagagagagagagatacatgtaGTTGGCTAAATGACAACTAAAATATCTGAACAGGAAGAGCAGAAACCACACTTCCTTCTATACGCCTGTCAGCGATTGCAGCGATCAGGgtacatttacagtgcattcagaaagtattcatacaccttgacttattacacattttgttgcaATACAGTCCGACTTCAAAATTGAAGAAATTGGCACACaataattttagcaaatgtattgaaaattaaatacagaaaaatctaatttacataactattcaaatccctgagtcaatacatgttagaatcacatttggcagtgattacagctgcgagtctttctgggtaagtctctaagagctttgcacacctggattgtacaatatttggacattattctttaaaaaagttctgtcaagttggttgatgatcattgctaggcagccatgtttaagtcttgccatatattttcaagcattcAATGTCCAACTCCAGTGTAtctttggccttgtgttttaggttattgtcctactaaaaggtgaatttgtctcccagtgtcttttggaaggcagactgaaccaggttttcatctaggagtttgcctgtgcttagctcaattccatttatttttatcaaaaAAAAATCTCTAGTCTTTGCTGAtaacaagcatacacataacgtgatgcagccaccatgagtgttgtgttgtgtcgaatttgccacaaacataatgctttctattcaggacataaagttaatttcggTGACCCTTTCTTTGCAGTTTTACATTAGTGCctcattgcaaacaggatgcatgcttAGAATTGTTTTTATTCTGCGGCTGTCATGCTCATCTAAATgaatggaccaaggtgcagcgtacttagagttccacatgtttaataaatatgaaactcaccaaaaatAATATAGAAGAAAATGAAACATGACGTTCTGGgctgctcacaggcagctacacaaaaacaagatcccacaaacaacaggtgggaaagggctgcctaaatatgacccccaatcagagacaatgatagacagctgcctctgattgggaaccataccaggccaacaaagaaatggACCTGAACCTAtaagggagggtccgggtgggcatctgatgcgtggggccggtacaggtggcaccggactggtaacacgcacttcagggcgagtgcgaggagctagcacaggacgtactgggctgtggaggtgtACATCAGGGCGAGTAcgaggaggagacacaggacataccggactgggaaggcgcactggaggcctgatgcgttgGACCGGCACAGattgcaccggactggtgacacgctcCTCCAAACACCTGCATTGCCGCATACCCCTCGTCAACTACATTCTCCGGtatccctcctcgcactgttcTATTGACTCCTATTGACTCCCTctctggcactctccctgggtcgaccgaccacctctctacctcctcccaggtTGTCTCTGGTTCACACCTCGGCTACGCCAACCACCCCGTGTGCCACCCCACAAAAAATATTTGGGCTGTCTTTGTGGCCGCGAACCCGGCGTCGTCGCTGTTGCTCCTTCCCTGCCTCCgtctgcttccatggcaggcttCTGTCTCCTGCCATCATTTCGTCCcacgtccaggatgtcctccactcctggCTTTCCTCAcaggcccaggatccctgctcctcctgggcacgctgcttggtccgtgcgtggtgggatcttctgtcccGCTCCTCGTTTGTAGAATGACTGGACCAATgagcagcgtggtaggcgtacattttctttattaatGTTCCACCAaagaaaacaataaacaacacaaCGAACGTAAAGCTTCGTAGTGCAAAACATGCAACAAACCAAAAAAAAGAtaccacaaacaacaggtgggaaaaggctgcctaaatatgatccccaatcaaagacaatgatagacagctacctctgattgggaaccataccaggccaacaaagaaatagaaaacattgattgtccaccctagtcacaccctgacctaaccaaatagagaattaaaaggatttctaaggtcagggcgtgacagtggcaCTAGTGCGCCTGCGAATGGGGTAGAAGCGTTCCTTCAGATCTCCTCTCCGCAGATTTTTTTATCTTTCTTTTATTTCCCAAAAATATACACGTTGTTTATTTTATTCCCCATGCACTAACTAGCAGTGAAACTGTAAAATATGGCGACAAAAAACAATCGAACAGCTAACGCAAAGGCCCCAGTAAGCAGCAGCTAGCACCATTTTGAGTCTGGTGATGACAACTCTCCAGATTCGCAGCAACAAGATACTGCCATTGCAGTGTGTCAAAAAATGAAAGAGGCTGTAATAAAAACTATCAATGATCGTTTTGACAGGCTTGAAACAAAGTTAGTGTCTAAAGACATCACAGGCCGAACTGAAGGGTGAGGCTGATGAGGCCCTGTCTGATCATGACACCCAGATTGGAGGTCTGTAAACCACAAGTGCGCTGCTTAAAAATAAGAATGAGGCGCTCCAAGCCAAGGTTCTCAATTGAGAAGACAAGAGTCACAAGCTGAGCATCAAACTTGCGGGAATTTTGGAGGATGATGAACAAGGGAAACCCACAGAGTTTGTTTCCAAGCTCATTCCCAAGCTGCTGGGCAATGACAACTTCCCAAAGCCGCTCATCGTTGACCGTACACACCGCTATCTACAGGCAAAGCCCTCACCAGGTGCCAAGCCACGCACCATAATCGCAAGGGTACATCACTTTCAGGAAAAGGAGTTCATTCTACGACTTGGACGACAGCAATCTATGGAATACAAAGACCAAAAGGTTCTCATCTTCCCCGACTACACCATGGAGGTGATGGAGCAATGATGCAGACCATGAGAGAGGCAGAAGTGAAATACAGCCTGTGTTTTCCAGCCAAGCTACATGTTCATCACATTTGCATGACAGGAGTCTTCACCAAGTTACGTATAAAAACTACAGCAAACCCCTGAAAGGGTGAAATCACTCGCCACACAATTTTGGGATATTTATTTcataatttgttttatttcacctttatttaaccaggtaggcaagttgagaacaagttctcatttacaattgcgacctggccaagataaagcaaagtagtttgacacatacaacaacacagagttacacatggagtaaaaaaaaaatacagtcaataatacagtagaaaaataagtctatatacgatgtgagcaaatgaggtgagataagggaggtgaaggcaacaaaaaaaggccatggtggcgaagtaaataaaatatagcaagtaaaacactggaatggtagatttgcagtagaacaatgtgcaaagtagagatagaaataatggggtgcaaaggagcataataaataaataaatacagtagggggaaaaATACAGTTTGGGCtgaattatagatgggctatgtacaggtgcagtcatCTGCGAGCTggtctgacagctggtgcttaaagctagtgagggagataagtgtttccagtttcagagatttttgtagttcgttccagtcattggcagcactTTGACTGAGCAAACAGTGGATTTGATGTTTATTCATAAACGGTAGCATATTAATTTGTTTTCCAAGAACTGCGGAGAGGGCTGTTAGTTAAGTCTGactgctgctagctagctagcgtagtaTTGGGTTTGTTCTAGCCATCATGCCCGGCGGTCCTCATTTACGTGAGATGTAGAGAAGGGTACTTATTTTGGGGAAGCAGTGGGGAGGGAGGGTTCCTCTGGGGAAACAGTGGGGAGGGCGGGTTCCTCTGGGGAAACAGTGGGGAGGGCGGGTTTCTCTGGGGAGGCAGTGGGGAGGGAGGGTTCCTCTGGAGAAACAGTGGGGAGGGAGGGTTCCTCTGGGGAGGCAGTGGGGAGGGAGGGTTCCTCTGGGGAGGCGGTGGGGAGGGAGGGTTTCTCTGGGGAGGCAGTGGGGAGGGAGGGTTTCTCTGGGGAGGCAGTGGGGAGGGAGGGTTTCTCTGGGGAAGCAGTGGGGAGGGAGGGTTTCTctggggaggcagaggggagggagggtttCTCTGGGGAAGCAGTGGGGAGGGAGGGTTTCTCTGGGGAGGCAGTGGGGAGGGAGGGTTCCTCTGGGGAGCAGTGGGGAGGGATTTTTCATCACAGTTTGTCTCCTTTTTCTCCAACTACACAGAGGCCTCTACTGGTCATCTCAAGGAGAACTGCAGATGATCTATGTGTAACATCTGCTTCTAACttacactctcaaacacatagatgccctgaacgcagctcaccccccagcccactttccagctcaaactctcaaacacatagatcccctgaacacagctcactctccagatcccaaccacctgaattctgatcacctgttcccacacctgtatgtcattcacacacactatttagttcagttctttgcaccccatcattgtgaggtgtTTGTTTTGATACACATTCTAGTCGGAGCGCTGTTCATTTTCGTATTAGTCCTCCTGTGTATTGTAGATTTTTGGCCATCCTCACTAACGATGcctttttgcctattccctgcctgtacagATTTCCTGTCGTCAACctcttgcctgatctcccggactacgtTATTAGCCTTTTATTAGCCAGTACCATGCCTGTACTGTTACCTTTCTGGagtccctgtgtatgaccttctgcctgcccctggacccagctacctacctcctcctgtggtcttttacaaataaacacctgctgcgccctgcacttgaaaccagcactctgtctcccatcgtaTTCATTACACTATGGGGCACTGCCTCTACTAGTCATCTCAAGGAGACCTGCGGTAAAGAGTTAAATATTGAGATCTCAGATGATCTATGGGGAGAAGCCCTGTATAGAATCACTCCTGTTCCATCATTGGCAGATATAAATTGATACAATACAAAGTCATGCATAGACTATTACTccaaattacagtgccttgcgaaagtattcggcccccttgaactttgcgaccttttgccacatttcaggcttcaaacataaagatataaaactgtattttttttgtgaagaatcaacaacaagtgggacacaatcatgaagtggaacgacatttattggatatttcaaactttttcaacaaatcaaaaactgacaaattgggcgtgcaaaattattcagcccctttactttcagtgcagcaaactctctccagaagttcagtgaggatctctgaatgatccaatgttgacctaaatgactaatgatgataaatacaatccacctgtgtgtaatcaagtctctgtataaatgcacctgcactgtgatagtctcagaggtctgttaaaagcgcagagagcatcatgaagaacaaggaacacaccaggcaggtccgagatactgttgtgaagaagtttaaagctggatttggatacaaaaagattttccaagctttaaacatcccaaggagcactgtgcaagcgataatattgaaatggaaggagtatcagaccactgcaaatctaccaagacctggccgtccctcaaaactttcagctcatacaaggagaagactgatcagagatgcagccaagaggcccatgatcactctggatgaactgcagagatctacagctgaggtgggagactctgtccataggacaacaatcagtcatatattgcacaaatctggcctttatggaagagtggcaagaagaaagccatttcttaaagatatccataaaaagtgtcgtttaaagtttgccacaagccacctgggagacacaccaaacatgtggaagaaggtgctctggtcagatgaaaccaaaattgaactttttggcaacaatgcaaaacgttatgtttggcgtaaaagcaacacagctcatcaccctgaacacaccacatctccactgtcaaacatggtggtggcagcatcatggtttgggtctgcttttcttcagcagggacagggaagatggttaaaattgatgggaagatggatggagccaaatacaggaccattctggaaggaaacctgatggagtctgcaaaagacctgagactgggacggagatttgtcttccaacaagacaatgatccaaaacataaagcaaaatctacaatggaatggttcaaaaataaacatatccaggtgttagaatggccaagtcaaagtccagacctgaatccaatccagaatctgtggaaagaactgaaaactgctgttcacaaatgctctccatccaacctcactgagctcgagctgttttgcaaggaggaatgggaaaaaatttcagtctctcgatgtgcaaaactgatagagacataccccaagcgacttacagctgtaatcgcagcaaaaggtggcactacaaagtattaacttaagggggctgaataattttgcacgcccaatttttcagtttttgatttgttaaaaaagtttgaaatatccaataaatgtcattccacttcatgattgtgtcccacttgttgttgattcttcacaaaaaaatacagttttatatctttatgtttgaagcctgaaatgtggcaaaaggtcgcaaagttcaagggggccgaatactttcgcaaggcactgtatatacagctaGGTACAGTGAGCATAGAGCTATAAGAGAATGAGCAGATATGTAAATGTGTAGTGGCTATACAGCTGATCTTTCCTGTAAGCTTCCTTGCCCTGGAGTCGTAAAGGACCTTGATGGAATCAAATCAAGTTGCTTTTGTCACATGCTTCTGGGGAAGCCCAGGTTagacacaacaggtgtagactaacagtgaaattcttatttacggacccttcccaacaacgcagagattgaaaatagagaaataatacaaaaatagaaaaataataacacaaggaataaatacacaatgagtaacaataacttggctatgtacacggggtaccagtaccgagtcgatgtgcaagtGTACGAGGTCATTTAGgtagaccagtctttcaaagcacttcatggctacagacgtgagtgctacgggtcgatagtcatttaggcaggttaccttggcgttctggGGCACAGGAACAGGGAaggtggtctacttgaaacatgtaggtattacagactcggtcagggacaggttgaaaatataataagtgaagacacttgccagttggtcagagcatgctctgagtacacgtcctggtaatccgtctaaGACTGCTTTAAAGtgactggccactaggagcgccgcctctgaatgagcattttcttatttgattttggccttatacagctcgttgagtgtagtcttagtgccagcatcgtttGTGGTGGTGAATAGACAGCTAACAATATGTCTTGGTAaacagtgtggtctacagcttgtgGTGGTTATGTCACACATTTAAGACAaatttatgaaccctttataaaacAGGATTTGTAACACATTCATGTAGTggttatgaaccctttataaaacAGGATTTGTAACACATTCATGTAGTggttatgaaccctttataaaacAGGATTTGTAACGCATTCATGTAGTggttatgaaccctttataaaacAGGATTTGTAACACATTCATGTAGTggttatgaaccctttataaaacAGGATTTGTAACACATTCATGTAGTGGTTGTGAACCCTTTATAAAACAGGATTTGTAACACATTCATGTAGTGGTTAACAAGGCTTTATAAAACAGGATTTGTAACACATTCATGTAGTGGTTAACGAGGCTTTATAAAGGCTTTATAAGATGCACTTCATTTAAAGCAGgactttgtttttatttaacataTATTGTAGGAATAAACGATTAATAAATGGTGAGTAAACTCTTTATAAATGTCTTAGAAATGGTTTATTGACGGACATTAAAGTGTTCCTGAGAAGTGAAATGGTTTCAGGAAGTACTTAGTCAAACAGAAGGACTTCCGTGGCTcagagtagacacacacacacacactaacacacactcagAGTAGTTGTCATACACACTGCAGGAGCAGACCTTCCTGTACTGGGGTGGTAACTGGACGTAGAAGTATTGAGGGGACTGTA carries:
- the LOC139377268 gene encoding CMRF35-like molecule 7 isoform X2 — protein: MVILLVLTLKVVLLLAAMWSVYSAELITVERYKGGKAEIRCPYREEWRSHQKYLCKGSKMECITFLGDNDIETEDEERSSKWRYSLQDDKGVRVFIVTITNLMSDDAGTYWCGVERFGLDPEVYGDFLSSTSCLISRTTLLAFY
- the LOC139377268 gene encoding polymeric immunoglobulin receptor-like isoform X1 — protein: MVILLVLTLKVVLLLAAMWSVYSAELITVERYKGGKAEIRCPYREEWRSHQKYLCKGSKMECITFLGDNDIETEDEERSSKWRYSLQDDKGVRVFIVTITNLMSDDAGTYWCGVERFGLDPEVYGDWCCENHTAVTGYEEQTVSIHCMYDEKTEDNEKYFCKVTTQSRCIDDVKVTTTKSQNGRFSLFDNRTAGAFTVTITRLTQEDAGRYLCGVQNNQALDTLSAVQLDIKNFLSSTSCLISRTTLLAFY